One Clostridium novyi NT genomic window carries:
- a CDS encoding TIGR02530 family flagellar biosynthesis protein has protein sequence MGYRIINGNLYPIGNFPEAITSNQKTKKSQGDSFGELLKSEIQKKSNTEIDFKISNHAAKRLNERNIMLSKKDIENINKGIDIAEEKGSKDSVILYKNMALIASIKNRTIITAVEKESSKGNVFTNIDSVVLL, from the coding sequence GTGGGATATAGAATTATAAATGGAAATTTATATCCGATTGGAAATTTTCCAGAGGCAATTACAAGCAATCAAAAGACAAAAAAGAGTCAAGGTGATTCTTTTGGAGAATTACTAAAAAGTGAGATACAAAAAAAGTCTAATACAGAAATAGATTTTAAAATATCTAATCATGCTGCAAAAAGACTGAATGAAAGAAATATAATGCTATCGAAAAAAGATATTGAAAACATAAATAAAGGAATAGATATAGCAGAAGAAAAAGGATCTAAAGATTCAGTAATACTTTATAAAAACATGGCACTAATTGCAAGTATAAAAAATAGAACCATAATAACTGCAGTAGAAAAAGAATCTTCAAAAGGTAATGTTTTTACAAACATAGATAGTGTTGTTTTATTATAG
- a CDS encoding flagellar hook protein FlgE has product MLRSMYAGISGMKVNQTKLDVTGNNIANVSTTGFKSSRVRFKDMLSQNMGEAVGPGRNQGGVNGKQVGLGVQVAGIDTVMSQGMMQPTSRNLDVAMDGTGYFIVAKGALPESNAGGIAVSESEHTMSGGAFQVNYTRDGSFTLDHQGNLLTSDGYRVMGYAINEKDSTGNATGDVSIDYNANGAVNFVNADGEFGLKASNTLVPLRIPDSVHMKATTKDKQNMIITNGDKILFDNDGDATNGIQGFPEISLDDTFKGKENVKVEIKYDTKDKAGKDKGWIIFLNGKKTFLEANASEIDDAAIDGVDAALLSASEKKDIKELLNGSKITITDPDPNTTNIDTDDKKAKYKWSFTLQPECDKKLRSFAIEKDGLVKGVLDDGTVTALGQIATASFKNQEGLKKEGKNLYSNTANSGVPTVRSGLGTPKNLDNGDGYGEMLQGMLEMSNVDLAEQFTDMIVTTRAFQASGKMISTGDEILQDIINLKR; this is encoded by the coding sequence ATGTTAAGATCAATGTACGCTGGAATAAGTGGAATGAAAGTAAATCAAACAAAACTTGATGTTACAGGTAATAATATAGCAAACGTTAGTACAACAGGATTCAAAAGTTCAAGGGTTAGATTTAAAGATATGTTAAGTCAAAACATGGGAGAAGCAGTTGGCCCTGGAAGAAACCAAGGTGGTGTTAATGGTAAGCAAGTAGGACTTGGGGTTCAAGTTGCAGGTATAGACACTGTAATGAGCCAAGGTATGATGCAACCAACAAGCAGAAACCTAGACGTTGCAATGGACGGAACAGGATACTTCATAGTAGCAAAAGGTGCACTTCCAGAAAGCAATGCTGGCGGAATTGCAGTAAGTGAAAGTGAACATACAATGAGTGGTGGAGCTTTCCAAGTAAACTATACAAGAGATGGATCATTTACATTAGACCATCAAGGAAATCTTTTAACTTCTGATGGATACAGAGTTATGGGATATGCAATAAATGAAAAAGATAGTACAGGTAATGCTACAGGTGATGTTAGTATAGATTACAATGCAAATGGTGCAGTGAATTTTGTAAATGCAGATGGAGAATTTGGATTAAAAGCTTCAAATACATTAGTGCCTTTAAGAATTCCTGATAGTGTTCATATGAAAGCCACTACAAAAGACAAACAAAATATGATAATTACAAATGGAGATAAGATATTATTTGATAATGATGGGGATGCAACAAATGGAATACAAGGTTTCCCTGAAATAAGTTTAGATGACACTTTTAAAGGTAAAGAAAACGTAAAAGTGGAAATAAAATATGATACAAAGGACAAAGCAGGAAAAGATAAAGGGTGGATAATATTTTTAAATGGAAAAAAAACCTTTTTAGAAGCAAATGCATCTGAGATAGATGATGCTGCAATAGATGGTGTAGATGCTGCTCTTCTGAGTGCATCAGAAAAAAAGGATATTAAAGAATTATTAAATGGAAGTAAAATTACTATTACTGACCCTGATCCTAATACTACAAATATTGATACAGATGATAAAAAAGCAAAATACAAATGGTCATTCACTCTACAACCTGAGTGTGACAAAAAACTTAGAAGTTTTGCAATAGAAAAAGATGGACTAGTTAAAGGGGTGCTTGATGATGGTACTGTTACAGCACTTGGTCAAATAGCTACAGCATCATTTAAAAACCAAGAAGGACTTAAAAAAGAAGGTAAGAACCTTTATTCTAATACAGCCAACTCAGGTGTTCCAACAGTTAGAAGTGGACTTGGAACTCCAAAGAATCTTGATAATGGAGATGGATATGGTGAAATGCTACAAGGTATGCTTGAAATGTCAAATGTTGACCTTGCAGAACAATTCACAGATATGATAGTAACAACAAGAGCTTTCCAAGCTAGTGGAAAAATGATATCAACTGGAGATGAAATTCTTCAAGATATTATAAACCTTAAGAGATAA
- a CDS encoding flagellar biosynthetic protein FliO, which produces MGLKETITLFIKVMIFLPFIIFMIYAFFKYGGAKLQEIQNGRYMKILDRIPLTKDNSLLVVKIGEKGYVVSSAQGKIDILLELDEEEIKKVEMTTKVPEYANIKDVMKKLKFKKEDLK; this is translated from the coding sequence ATGGGATTAAAAGAAACAATAACATTATTTATTAAAGTTATGATTTTTCTTCCGTTTATAATATTTATGATATATGCATTTTTTAAATATGGTGGAGCTAAATTGCAAGAAATACAAAACGGAAGATACATGAAGATATTAGACAGAATACCCCTTACTAAAGATAACAGTCTTCTAGTAGTTAAAATAGGAGAAAAGGGGTATGTAGTATCTTCTGCACAGGGTAAAATCGACATACTTCTGGAACTTGATGAAGAGGAAATTAAAAAAGTTGAAATGACTACAAAAGTTCCAGAGTATGCAAATATAAAAGATGTTATGAAAAAACTGAAGTTTAAAAAGGAAGATTTAAAATGA
- a CDS encoding flagellar FlbD family protein, whose amino-acid sequence MIKLKGLNSKELYLNEDNIEKIEEVPETLITLSNGKKYIVLETTKDVIDKIIEFKRKIFTVDL is encoded by the coding sequence ATGATAAAACTAAAGGGATTAAATAGTAAAGAACTATATTTAAATGAAGATAATATAGAAAAAATAGAAGAAGTTCCAGAAACTTTAATAACACTTAGTAACGGAAAAAAGTATATTGTGCTTGAAACTACTAAAGACGTAATAGATAAAATAATAGAGTTCAAGAGAAAAATTTTTACCGTAGATTTGTAG
- the fliI gene encoding flagellar protein export ATPase FliI produces the protein MGIEINFENIKNKIAKCDFKYTEGLVKQVIGLTIEVEGIKAFVGEVCTIYNKENEPIMCEVVGFKEDNVILMPLGELIGIGPGCKVVPSKKYLSVKCSDDLLGKVLNGLGKPLKSEEELPIGVDYPLDTAPPDPLKRRRIKDEIATGVRAVDGFLTCGEGQRIGIFAGSGVGKSTTLGMIAREAKADINVIALIGERGREVLDFIEKDLGEEGLKKSVIVCATSDQPALVRLKGAFTATAIAEYFRDKGKKVILMMDSVTRFAMAQREVGLAIGEPPATKGYTPSVFAMLPRLMERSGMSDKGSITAFYTVLVDGDDFNEPIADAVRGILDGHIVLSRALAGKNHYPAIDILNSVSRLMSEIATDEHKKAASLARDLLATYKNSEDLINIGAYVRGSNPKVDMAIQYNDELNDYLRQGIKEHSEFQESVTRLVNMFNN, from the coding sequence GTGGGGATAGAGATAAATTTTGAGAATATAAAAAATAAGATAGCCAAGTGTGACTTTAAGTATACAGAAGGATTAGTAAAGCAAGTTATAGGTCTTACTATAGAAGTTGAAGGTATAAAGGCTTTCGTTGGAGAAGTTTGCACTATATACAATAAGGAAAACGAACCTATAATGTGTGAAGTAGTTGGTTTTAAAGAGGATAATGTAATATTAATGCCTCTTGGAGAACTTATTGGTATAGGTCCTGGATGCAAGGTTGTTCCCTCTAAAAAATATCTAAGTGTTAAATGTTCAGATGATCTTTTAGGAAAGGTATTAAATGGACTTGGAAAACCACTAAAATCTGAGGAAGAACTTCCAATAGGAGTAGACTATCCACTAGATACTGCACCACCAGATCCATTAAAAAGAAGAAGAATAAAAGATGAAATTGCAACTGGAGTTAGAGCAGTTGATGGATTTTTAACTTGTGGAGAAGGACAAAGAATAGGTATTTTTGCAGGTAGTGGAGTTGGAAAGAGTACAACACTTGGAATGATAGCAAGAGAAGCTAAAGCAGATATAAATGTAATTGCACTAATTGGTGAAAGAGGACGTGAAGTTCTAGATTTTATTGAAAAAGATTTAGGTGAGGAAGGCCTTAAAAAATCAGTTATAGTTTGTGCAACATCAGATCAACCTGCACTTGTAAGATTAAAAGGAGCTTTTACAGCCACAGCTATAGCAGAATATTTTAGGGATAAAGGAAAAAAAGTAATTCTTATGATGGACTCTGTAACAAGATTTGCCATGGCTCAAAGAGAAGTTGGACTAGCAATAGGAGAACCGCCAGCAACAAAAGGATACACTCCTTCAGTGTTTGCAATGCTTCCAAGACTTATGGAAAGATCAGGAATGTCAGATAAGGGTTCGATTACAGCTTTTTATACAGTATTAGTTGATGGTGATGACTTTAATGAACCAATTGCAGATGCTGTTCGTGGTATCCTTGATGGTCACATTGTATTATCAAGAGCACTAGCTGGTAAAAATCATTATCCAGCAATAGATATTTTAAATAGTGTAAGCAGACTTATGAGCGAAATTGCAACAGATGAACATAAAAAAGCTGCATCACTTGCAAGAGACTTACTTGCAACATATAAGAATTCTGAAGACCTTATAAATATAGGAGCATATGTTAGAGGAAGTAATCCTAAAGTTGATATGGCAATACAATATAATGATGAATTAAATGATTATTTAAGACAGGGAATTAAAGAACATAGCGAATTTCAAGAAAGTGTTACAAGACTTGTAAATATGTTTAATAATTAA
- a CDS encoding motility protein A: protein MKKQDILTLVGMLAGFGVIIYGMLGGGGTFGMFIDMPSVAITIGGSFCALLVNYPADELKRVFKVLAQSFKETSMSGLDIVSQFGDLSKKARREGLLSLEDDIEKVKDDYLRKGLQMVVDGIEPETIREILELEIGEMEKRHKDGADVLKAWAGYAPAFGMLGTLIGLIQMLANLDDPGNLGPGMSKALITTFYGSLIASLILNPMAANLMYKSSKECTIREMMLEGVLAIQSGVNPRIVEEKLVSYLNPVDKKIYQETQAASEVETNV, encoded by the coding sequence ATGAAAAAACAAGATATTTTAACTCTTGTAGGTATGCTTGCTGGGTTTGGAGTTATTATATATGGTATGCTTGGCGGTGGTGGAACATTTGGAATGTTCATAGATATGCCATCAGTTGCGATAACCATAGGAGGTTCGTTTTGTGCATTATTAGTTAATTATCCAGCAGATGAACTAAAAAGAGTTTTTAAGGTACTAGCACAATCTTTTAAAGAAACTAGTATGTCAGGATTAGATATTGTATCACAATTTGGTGATTTATCTAAAAAGGCAAGAAGAGAAGGATTATTATCCCTTGAAGATGATATTGAAAAAGTAAAAGATGATTACCTAAGAAAGGGTCTTCAAATGGTTGTAGATGGTATAGAGCCTGAAACCATAAGAGAGATACTTGAACTTGAAATTGGAGAAATGGAAAAAAGGCATAAAGATGGTGCTGATGTTTTAAAAGCTTGGGCTGGATATGCACCTGCATTTGGTATGTTAGGTACATTAATAGGACTTATACAAATGCTTGCAAACCTAGATGATCCAGGAAACTTAGGACCTGGAATGAGTAAAGCTTTAATAACTACATTCTATGGATCTTTAATTGCCAGCTTAATTTTAAATCCTATGGCTGCAAATCTTATGTATAAAAGTAGTAAGGAATGTACTATTAGAGAAATGATGTTAGAAGGTGTACTAGCTATTCAATCAGGAGTTAATCCAAGAATTGTTGAAGAAAAACTTGTGTCTTATTTAAATCCAGTAGATAAGAAGATTTATCAAGAAACACAAGCAGCTAGTGAGGTGGAAACTAATGTCTAG
- a CDS encoding flagellar hook-length control protein FliK, producing MNDLVNMAVNLKVPNTKINSTPKETLGNEKNNIEITDKVNSNNNFKKILNKATEKSSVKNDEVFKDEEIEDVKNNSSKEVKSKKDVLDLILISLLQHLGDDKSMEELNDSISQDAINNNICDIETLKSSNNLQKSVADIINVLLEEGKGFNNENSKLQELLSKMKSINDEDINNLNIKEAINDLKSTFMEASKEVKQDSFIKENILSLIKDKLNESSMDKNNELNIMESFRSNDSLKTLSQMENFNSDSNVAYENKEEEFLKGLTSNNKSKLESKLDKVTNFMNDFNKINSEISTDSVEVEAPININKNNLVNDFIKSVKYMEQNNVREMTVKVKPQELGEVLIRLTVENGLMKANITANNKEAYNLLNSKLQDLNNSLGNGDIKIQNFTIDIYNGDTTFFSRENSREQRNNANGNSRGKNSGVLKVEESLNSNDEIQNHLEDSNVNAFV from the coding sequence ATGAACGATTTAGTGAATATGGCAGTAAATTTAAAAGTGCCTAATACAAAAATTAATAGTACACCCAAAGAAACTTTAGGAAATGAAAAAAACAATATTGAAATAACAGATAAAGTTAATAGTAATAATAATTTTAAAAAAATATTAAACAAAGCTACTGAAAAAAGCAGTGTAAAAAATGATGAAGTTTTTAAAGATGAAGAAATTGAAGATGTAAAAAATAATTCATCTAAAGAAGTAAAAAGTAAAAAAGACGTACTAGATTTAATTTTAATATCATTATTACAACATCTAGGAGATGATAAATCAATGGAAGAATTAAATGATTCTATCTCACAAGATGCTATTAATAATAATATATGCGATATTGAAACCTTAAAATCATCTAACAATTTACAAAAATCAGTTGCTGATATTATTAATGTATTATTGGAGGAAGGTAAGGGTTTTAATAATGAAAATAGCAAATTACAGGAACTTTTAAGTAAAATGAAATCTATAAATGATGAAGACATTAATAACTTAAATATAAAAGAAGCTATAAATGATTTAAAATCTACTTTTATGGAAGCGTCAAAGGAAGTAAAACAAGACAGCTTTATAAAAGAGAATATACTAAGTCTTATAAAAGATAAGTTAAATGAATCTAGTATGGATAAAAACAATGAGCTTAATATTATGGAGAGTTTTAGAAGTAATGATTCTCTAAAAACACTAAGTCAAATGGAAAACTTCAATAGCGATTCTAATGTTGCATATGAAAATAAAGAAGAAGAATTCCTAAAAGGTTTAACTTCAAATAATAAAAGTAAATTAGAATCAAAACTAGATAAAGTAACAAATTTCATGAATGATTTTAATAAAATTAACAGTGAAATCTCAACTGATAGCGTAGAAGTAGAGGCACCTATTAATATAAACAAAAATAATTTAGTAAATGATTTTATTAAGTCAGTAAAATACATGGAACAAAACAATGTAAGAGAAATGACAGTTAAAGTAAAACCACAGGAACTAGGTGAGGTGTTAATAAGACTTACTGTAGAAAATGGACTTATGAAAGCAAATATTACTGCTAACAATAAAGAAGCTTATAATCTTTTAAACTCAAAACTTCAGGATTTAAATAATAGTTTAGGTAATGGAGATATAAAAATTCAAAACTTTACTATTGATATATACAATGGAGATACTACATTCTTTAGCAGAGAAAACAGTAGAGAACAAAGAAATAATGCAAATGGCAATAGTAGAGGAAAGAATAGTGGAGTTTTAAAAGTAGAAGAATCTTTAAATTCTAATGATGAAATACAAAATCATCTAGAAGATAGTAATGTAAATGCTTTTGTTTAG
- a CDS encoding flagellar motor protein MotB, with protein MSRRKKIQQSEGGGEEWLQTYADTITLLLTFFVLLYASSNLDVVKFKQMSSSFQNVFSGNNSNSILDFNASGEAPIVGPPEEMGSKVANDNEEMYSKVKDFTSKNNLDSTVQVKKDARGIILELKENILFDSGQADLKLSSKEILDKISALIESVPNGIIIEGHTDNVPIHNSKYDSNWELSTQRAVNVLKYFVVSKGEKPEKFQAAGYGEYHPIAKNDNYVDRAKNRRVNILIVGEKEKK; from the coding sequence ATGTCTAGAAGAAAGAAGATACAACAAAGTGAAGGCGGAGGTGAAGAATGGTTACAAACCTATGCAGATACAATTACACTGTTACTTACATTCTTCGTTCTATTATATGCATCTTCTAATTTAGATGTTGTTAAATTTAAGCAAATGTCTTCATCATTTCAAAATGTATTCTCTGGAAACAATAGTAATTCTATACTAGATTTTAATGCTAGTGGAGAAGCACCTATTGTTGGACCACCAGAAGAAATGGGTTCTAAAGTAGCTAATGACAATGAAGAAATGTATAGTAAGGTAAAGGATTTTACAAGTAAAAACAATTTAGATAGTACTGTACAAGTAAAAAAAGATGCTAGAGGAATTATCCTTGAACTTAAAGAGAATATACTATTTGATAGTGGTCAAGCTGATTTAAAATTATCCAGTAAAGAAATATTAGATAAGATTTCAGCACTTATAGAATCTGTTCCTAATGGAATAATTATTGAAGGACACACTGATAATGTTCCTATACATAACAGCAAGTATGATAGTAACTGGGAGTTATCTACTCAAAGGGCTGTTAATGTTTTGAAATACTTTGTGGTGAGCAAAGGTGAAAAACCAGAAAAATTTCAGGCAGCAGGGTATGGTGAATATCATCCTATAGCTAAAAATGATAATTATGTAGATAGAGCTAAAAATAGAAGAGTAAATATATTAATCGTAGGCGAAAAGGAGAAAAAGTAA
- a CDS encoding flagellar basal body-associated FliL family protein: MAEAEKKPSKFGSVFKVILVVFLAVILLGGGVFAGYMVASKTNPRGVVINTVQQETLNLKTFGLDEFLLNLKSDDNSSRYLKTNISIGYADVKENKELEGELKDKKAIIRDTINSVLRSKKKEDFATNEQVEKIKKEIKDKINPLLQNGQIYNVYFSEIIIQ; this comes from the coding sequence ATGGCTGAAGCAGAAAAAAAACCAAGCAAATTTGGAAGTGTTTTTAAAGTTATATTAGTTGTTTTTTTAGCAGTAATTCTTCTTGGAGGAGGAGTTTTTGCAGGATACATGGTAGCTTCTAAGACAAATCCTAGAGGAGTTGTAATAAACACTGTACAACAAGAAACGTTAAACTTAAAAACTTTTGGGCTTGATGAATTTTTATTAAACTTAAAATCAGATGATAATTCAAGTAGATATTTAAAAACAAATATCTCAATAGGATATGCAGATGTAAAAGAAAATAAAGAATTAGAAGGTGAACTAAAAGATAAAAAAGCAATTATTAGGGATACTATTAATTCTGTACTTAGAAGTAAGAAAAAAGAAGATTTTGCAACTAATGAACAAGTTGAAAAAATAAAAAAAGAAATTAAAGATAAGATAAATCCTCTTTTACAAAATGGACAAATATATAATGTTTATTTTTCAGAAATAATAATTCAATAG
- a CDS encoding flagellar hook assembly protein FlgD, which produces MPDIGDTVLKSYGSQLNGNRTFQSINKDKNKDSKNNLDGKVEKVEHFSGATKRGTKIVKKGQEMDKNAFLKILTAELTNQDPMNAKDSTQYISQLAQFSSLEQMANLNSTMSFNSAGNMVGKTVALSSYDDYGRQYGGTVTNVRKDGDDIILSVNVAKYKGNELIGREDKEFNFKDVSDVLSVPDEKDHMISYLIDHMNYLNDNLSFMGASSLIGKKVEIEPKTSPEKDDKKEKIMGTVLETFRSKEGIKVKVKLDGEGEEKEFLYSEVMKIRK; this is translated from the coding sequence ATGCCTGATATAGGAGATACAGTTTTAAAAAGCTATGGAAGTCAATTAAATGGTAATAGAACTTTCCAAAGTATAAATAAAGATAAAAATAAGGATTCTAAAAATAACTTAGATGGAAAAGTAGAAAAAGTAGAGCATTTTAGTGGTGCTACAAAAAGAGGGACAAAGATAGTAAAAAAGGGACAAGAAATGGATAAGAATGCTTTCCTAAAAATCTTAACTGCCGAACTTACCAATCAAGATCCTATGAATGCAAAAGATTCAACACAATACATTTCTCAATTAGCTCAATTTTCAAGTCTTGAACAAATGGCTAATTTAAATTCAACTATGAGTTTTAATTCAGCAGGAAATATGGTTGGAAAAACAGTAGCTTTAAGTTCTTATGATGATTACGGTAGACAATATGGTGGAACTGTAACAAATGTAAGAAAAGATGGGGATGACATTATATTAAGTGTTAATGTAGCTAAGTATAAGGGAAATGAATTAATTGGTAGAGAAGATAAAGAATTCAACTTTAAAGATGTTTCAGATGTCTTAAGTGTTCCAGATGAAAAGGATCATATGATTTCATATCTAATAGATCACATGAATTATTTAAATGATAATTTAAGTTTCATGGGTGCTTCATCTTTAATAGGTAAAAAGGTGGAAATTGAACCTAAAACATCACCAGAAAAAGATGATAAAAAAGAAAAAATAATGGGTACAGTCCTTGAAACATTTAGAAGCAAAGAAGGAATAAAAGTAAAAGTTAAATTAGATGGTGAGGGTGAAGAAAAAGAATTCTTGTATTCAGAGGTTATGAAAATAAGAAAATAA
- a CDS encoding flagellar biosynthetic protein FliQ, producing MSEEMVIGILKDAMYTGIIASAPILIASIAIGLLISIFQATTQIQEQTLTFVPKLIGVAIVGLITAKFINHTVVGFTERIFAIIANISH from the coding sequence ATGAGTGAAGAAATGGTAATAGGGATATTAAAGGATGCAATGTATACTGGAATAATAGCGTCAGCTCCTATACTTATAGCATCTATAGCAATAGGTCTTTTAATAAGTATTTTTCAAGCAACTACTCAAATACAAGAGCAGACACTTACATTTGTACCTAAACTAATAGGAGTTGCTATAGTTGGACTTATTACAGCAAAGTTTATAAATCATACTGTAGTTGGATTTACTGAAAGGATATTTGCAATAATTGCAAATATAAGTCATTAG
- the fliP gene encoding flagellar type III secretion system pore protein FliP (The bacterial flagellar biogenesis protein FliP forms a type III secretion system (T3SS)-type pore required for flagellar assembly.): MKKKKFSIVILVMFALAILGATKAYAAPNTIPIPKINVSVDQASSPKDYVDNIKLLIMLTVISLLPSFLVMMTSFTRIIVVLGFMRNALGTQQAPPNQILVGLALFLTIFIMTPTYKTINKEAIKPFLENKITQTEALNNAAKPMREFMLKQTRDKDLELFLDVSKTDKKNITKENVPMYVVIPSFIISELKTAFKIGFLLFVPFLIIDIVVASVLMSMGMFMLPPVMISLPFKLLLFVMVDGWYLLVKSLVMGYSS, from the coding sequence ATGAAAAAAAAGAAATTTAGTATAGTTATTTTGGTTATGTTTGCTCTTGCAATATTAGGAGCTACAAAGGCATACGCTGCACCAAATACAATACCAATTCCAAAAATAAATGTTTCTGTGGATCAAGCAAGTAGTCCTAAGGATTATGTAGACAATATAAAGTTACTTATTATGTTGACTGTAATTTCTTTGCTACCATCTTTTCTAGTTATGATGACAAGTTTTACTAGAATAATAGTAGTTTTAGGATTTATGAGAAATGCACTTGGAACTCAACAAGCTCCACCTAACCAAATCTTAGTAGGACTAGCTTTGTTTTTGACAATTTTTATTATGACTCCTACTTACAAGACTATAAACAAAGAAGCTATAAAACCGTTTTTGGAAAATAAAATAACTCAAACAGAGGCACTTAACAATGCTGCAAAGCCAATGCGTGAGTTTATGTTAAAGCAAACAAGAGATAAAGACTTAGAATTATTCTTAGATGTTTCAAAAACAGATAAAAAAAATATAACAAAAGAAAATGTTCCTATGTATGTAGTTATTCCATCATTTATAATTAGTGAACTTAAAACAGCTTTTAAAATAGGATTTTTACTTTTTGTACCGTTTTTAATTATAGACATTGTTGTAGCAAGTGTGCTTATGTCTATGGGAATGTTTATGCTACCACCAGTCATGATTTCTCTTCCATTTAAGTTACTATTATTTGTTATGGTTGATGGATGGTATCTACTGGTTAAATCGTTGGTAATGGGATACTCGTCGTGA
- the fliJ gene encoding flagellar export protein FliJ, with amino-acid sequence MQGFKFRLQSLLDIRCNLEEQSKIAFKEAQSAKQLIENKLNNLKENYNKYSKIDFNCSSIDRKIRQKYCNVLQFNINETSVELIKKNEILEDKRQELKKRQMERKTVEVLRDKQQDAYIKEQNLIEQKANDEFALYAYIRNCKA; translated from the coding sequence ATGCAAGGATTTAAATTTAGACTTCAATCACTTTTAGATATTAGATGTAATTTAGAAGAACAAAGCAAAATAGCTTTTAAAGAGGCACAAAGTGCAAAACAATTAATAGAAAATAAGCTAAATAATCTTAAAGAAAATTACAATAAATATTCAAAAATAGATTTTAATTGCAGTTCTATTGATAGGAAAATAAGACAAAAATATTGCAATGTACTTCAGTTTAATATAAATGAGACAAGTGTTGAACTTATTAAAAAAAATGAAATTCTAGAAGATAAAAGACAAGAATTAAAGAAAAGACAAATGGAAAGAAAAACAGTAGAAGTTTTAAGAGACAAACAACAAGATGCTTATATAAAAGAGCAAAATTTAATAGAACAAAAGGCCAATGATGAATTTGCTCTTTATGCTTATATAAGAAATTGTAAAGCTTAA